The following are encoded in a window of Osmia bicornis bicornis chromosome 15, iOsmBic2.1, whole genome shotgun sequence genomic DNA:
- the LOC114876509 gene encoding probable Rho GTPase-activating protein CG5521 isoform X6 — protein MFSKKLHVDVKKSTLKIQDVKKDSATRFKHLKIVLENVDTDEAKGFFEGNFSHVYFILYDCFVSAEANLRQRELSFHIVHKAHREELEQVLQLLEKVLTLLPELLNRRWQCHSLARILQKLLHPGNSWKLRREAIRYFILWYQALGENAPEHIHQMFASLVPGFPPQQPSPYKSERKIDGKKDKFAKVIGCDDKDKREFYDTQLSQSTFHDNGSSQCPVTPVDNGPILPPQSGEKPLDNETVRFLEALLEFMVTQVVKIEWRDKSSRQHKTFQFLLERFKATYLRYICPEFDDNFSLYKPNLELPTMRKPTNQSQDNYVLCKVALIKWIASFTHVARKDARVTHLSHSTTPNEENTESELRRVSVTQNAVDSTSLSPESTVSQQENQNQDDSTVSAVTLVREVLYGNRDNVNFVHELYRQAFLLDFNHAGAIRKAIAVYKDWIQMNELPPFMLEPLESHKERDLEDNTKKDANDIDKSPSESYRQTRLRNDSYLGAIHRENLFIRAGLQNVLQVFITQASNVFFLENSGPNASLTLLEEQTDSCKRVLNVYRYVVMNSRLEPATWEQLLRVLLQITSLVLNEKSSRRKVQESIGGKLAPAIFQTLIVTWIKANLNVVISTQLWDQFLEVLTSLTQWEELIREWAKTLDTLTRVLARHVYNLDLNDLPLDRLSEQKTKKRRGVGSRAASTGSVQPPRKGSVDQDNNAVSKENVTDHPMRDLRKVRPLPRSASDNNIYNGKARVKVHRHRTHTVHSGIPVLPLSIEQDMARLLSTSSTSSSGVGRKMLPNRRAKSLDSVVIVDSEPPSPRCPSPTPSSGVDSNKDSPIQIENIDGSSIDTNDASERRSVMAGGGVRGWLPDVAVVLWRRMLSALGDVNNIQDPTLHGQVMDYLVQLTQTLIKIRLNQGVSGDNQVTPPAPELIPPLTVIAPWCFKAIQLPSQYEVGKLAAYRLICLLTIQPQDINLPKQHLTLFYRAVHNGIVSNDSKVLHVLVKYTGPRLFSLNLPGSSLLILDYIHAANVILSSQDIGAPRTEAVSIIGSLLSLPATTIKLPVLQPTSTDIVTMTCPDAKEHIITILLRSCRREPTGIARCVALSSIAMFVYRELCYKNQHPRIPESVTVLLLALKRMQRAERRRAGFCYPLMDQANHAIVAQVACDSLLLLCDKADTLLELYPNVPCKIIQILSETLGYMNTREKRGPLIISMLFCLGEWAMHLGPYVLLRVFQGKPLLMSLFSVLDNVVKDKINNDASQLNKSHEDEDDDFDPDITLDNLADETSMKSPRRGNIQSVQLAAKMVMMHLINHLGHFPMGIGAARLSSLVVELDDVPGIDGDELSSAIFHAPNIQLLMLSNSVIMSLVELAALDAPGGGVTAGLTTAPSLVRVLLRDLAGKASWDSSILYSQPFVEDDIPIAFTKHVEWKSKVQIEDLNSVTTSQTCTPRHTIRHREPHILPTFANAASDMDNLDDLLQYIGHTSPEVLTNPEVALNAPANPPQGHYLESETIATILNQRNAEQEHINNWNQHISMCASPISPPSCRPPPAPFHHCRLLFSHLGLSGWEQRTKLHLLSKNEKLLRELRNLDSQRSRETHKIAVIYVSQGQEDKNSILSNVTASKEYESFVARLAWEVELESHTGFLGGLIPGKASGVTAPYFATSFTEILFHVATRMPSDSPESLLQKTRHLGNDEIHIVWSEHWRDYRRDIIPTEFCDVLIVIYPLHNKLYRIQISRKPEIPFFGPLFDECIVEDKVLPGLVRTTALAASRAKRSTLMLYQHYYEERARSIDTVMRNHKEATTFEEFTANVYSPVQPPSPFSGTSSVSGSTTSVQSTASSNLAAALIDSHQGRSGLRSSSAASSDNRANRGD, from the exons ATGTTCAGTAAAAAACTTCATGTAGACGTCAAAAAGTCAACACTGAAGATTCAGGATGTTAAAAAGGATAGTGCAACTCGATTTAAGCATCTTAAGATCGTACTAG AAAATGTGGATACTGATGAAGCAAAGGGGTTTTTTGAAGGCAACTTCAGTCATGtgtattttattctatatgaTTGTTTTGTGTCGGCTGAAGCAAACCTAAGGCAAAGAG AACTTTCCTTCCACATTG tgCATAAAGCACACAGGGAGGAATTGGAACAGGTATTGCAGCTCTTGGAAAAAGTTTTAACTCTTCTCCCTGAGCTTCTTAACAGAAGATGGCAATGTCATAGTCTGGCAAGGATTTTGCAGAAACTTTTACATCCTGGTAATAGTTGGAAACTTAGAAGAGAAGCTATAAG gtattttattttgtggTATCAAGCACTTGGTGAAAATGCACCTGAACACATTCATCAGATGTTTGCAAGCTTGGTACCAGGCTTTCCACCTCAGCAACCATCTCCTTACAAGTCTGAACGTAAGATAGATGGGAAGAAGGATAAATTTGCTAAAGTAATTGGTTGTGATGATAAAGATAAGAGAGAATTTTATGATACACAATTGTCACAAAGTACTTTTCATGATAATGGGTCCAGTCAGTGTCCTGTCACTCCGGTGGACAATGGGCCCATTTTACCTCCGCAAAGTGGGGAAAAGCCTCTTGATAATGAGACTGTTCGATTTTTAGAAGCACTACTTGAATTTATGGTTACTCAGGTTGTAAAAATAGAATGGCGAGATAAATCTTCGCGACAGCACAAGACTTTTCAGTTTTTATTAGAACGTTTTAAAGCTACGTATCTTCGTTATATTTGCCCTGAGTTCGATGATAATTTCTCATTGTACAAACCGAATTTAGAATTGCCTACGATGCGTAAACCAACGAATCAGAGTCAAGataattatgtattatgtaaaGTTGCTTTAATTAAATGGATCGCTAGCTTCACTCATGTCGCTAGAAAGGATGCTCGTGTCACACATCTTTCACATAG CACAACTCCGAACGAAGAGAATACAGAATCAGAACTTCGTCGTGTTTCGGTTACTCAAAATGCAGTTGATTCTACTTCGCTGTCTCCTGAATCAACTGTATCTCAACAAGAGAATCAAAATCAGGATGATAGTACCGTTTCAGCAGTTACTCTTGTTAGAGAAGTTTTATACGGTAACAGAGATAATGTAAATTTTGTCCACGAATTGTACAGACAAGCGTTTTTGCTGGACTTTAATCATGCTGGTGCTATAAGAAAGGCTATAGCTGTTTATAAGGACTGGATCCAAATGAAT GAACTCCCACCATTCATGTTAGAACCATTGGAGAGTCACAAAGAAAGAGATTTAGAAGATAATACCAAAAAAGATGCAAACGATATCGATAAAAGTCCGTCTGAAAGTTATCGGCAGACGAGATTAAGGAACGACTCTTATCTTGGTGCTATACAcagagaaaatttatttataagagCAGGATTACAGAATGTTTTACAAGTATTCATCACCCAGGCTTCTAATGTATTTTTCTTAGAAAATTCCGGACCCAACGCGTCCTTAACATTGCTCGAAGAACAGACGGATAGTTGCAAAAGAGTTTTGAATGTTTACCGATACGTCGTAATGAATTCTAGATTAGAACCTGCTACTTGGGAACAATTGCTTAG gGTATTGTTGCAAATAACATCGCTTGTTTTAAACGAGAAATCTTCTCGACGCAAAGTTCAAGAGAGCATCGGTGGCAAACTTGCACCTGCTATATTTCAGACCTTAATCGTTACGTGGATTAAAGCTAACTTAAACGTTGTTATTTCTACTCAGTTATGGGATCAGTTTCTGGAAGTTTTGACGTCGTTAACACAATGGGAGGAATTAATTCGAGAATGGGCG AAAACATTGGATACTTTAACAAGGGTACTTGCCAGACACGTGTACAATTTAGATCTGAACGATCTGCCATTAGATAGATTGAGCGAACAGAAAACTAAAAAGCGTCGGGGTGTTGGAAGCCGCGCTGCATCCACAGGAAGCGTTCAACCCCCACGCAAAGGAAGCGTTGACCAAGATAACAATGCTGTTTCTAAAGAAAATGTTACCG ACCACCCTATGCGAGATTTAAGGAAAGTACGACCTCTTCCACGCAGTGCAAGTGATAATAATATATACAATGGAAAAGCACGCGTAAAGGTTCATAGACATCGTACGCATACAGTGCATAGCGGTATCCCTG TACTCCCCCTATCGATAGAGCAAGATATGGCGCGACTTCTATCAACTAGTTCAACATCATCGTCAGGAGTTGGTCGGAAAATGTTACCCAACAGACGCGCTAAATCTTTGGACAGCGTTGTTATAGTCGATAGTGAACCACCATCGCCACGTTGCCCTTCTCCGACGCCTAGCAGCGGCGTTGACAGCAACAAAGACAGTCCCATACAGATAGAAAACATTGATGGCAGTAGTATTG ACACTAATGATGCATCAGAAAGAAGATCTGTTATGGCAGGTGGGGGTGTCCGAGGATGGTTACCTGATGTAGCGGTTGTATTGTGGAGACGTATGTTATCGGCATTAGGAGACGTAAATAATATTCAGGATCCGACTCTTCATGGTCAAGTTATGGATTACCTTGTCCAATTGACACAAACCCTTATAAAA ATTCGTTTAAATCAAGGTGTATCTGGGGACAATCAAGTAACCCCGCCAGCTCCAGAACTTATACCGCCGTTAACAGTAATTGCTCCATGGTGTTTCAAG GCGATACAACTTCCTAGTCAGTACGAAGTTGGTAAATTGGCAGCATACCGTTTGATCTGCCTTTTAACAATACAGCCACAAGATATCAATTTACCAAAACAACACTTGACACTTTTTTATCGTGCGGTACATAATGGTATCGTTAGTAACGACAGTAAAGTATTACATGTACTGGTCAAGTATACCGGTCCTAGATTGTTCAGTTTAAATCTTCCTGGGTCTAGTCTTTTAATCTTGGATTATATTCACGCTGCTAATGTAATATTGAGCAGTCAGGATATCGgg GCACCACGGACGGAGGCTGTTTCAATAATTGGATCATTACTGTCATTACCTGCCACAACAATTAAATTACCTGTGTTGCAACCTACTTCAACAGATATTGTAACCATGACATGCCCAGATGCAAAG GAACATATAATCACGATTCTTTTAAGAAGTTGTAGGCGAGAACCAACCGGTATTGCAAGATGCGTGGCACTTTCAAGTATTGCTATGTTTGTGTACAGAGAACTGTGCTACAAAAATCAACACCCGCGGATACCAGAATCTGTCACGGTTCTTCTTTTAGCGCTTAAA CGGATGCAAAGGGCAGAGCGTCGGAGAGCTGGTTTCTGTTATCCACTAATGGATCAG GCCAATCATGCCATTGTCGCTCAAGTGGCATGTGATTCCCTGTTGTTGCTATGTGATAAAGCAGATACTCTCTTAGAATTGTATCCAAATGTGCCATGTAAAATAATTCAA ATTTTGTCAGAAACACTTGGATATATGAATACACGAGAAAAACGTGGTCCTTTGATAATATCAATGTTGTTTTGTTTGGGAGAGTGGGCTATGCACCTTGGCCCATATGTTTTGTTACGTGTATTTCAAGGGAAACCAttattaatgagtttattctcg GTGTTGGATAATGTAGTGAAAGATAAAATCAATAATGATGCATCACAATTGAACAAAAGTCACGAAGATGAAGATGATGATTTCGATCCTGATATAACTTTGGATAACTTGGCTGATGAAACTTCCATGAAATCGCCTCGACGCGGAAATATTCAGTCTGTTCAGTTAGCAGCAAAAATG GTAATGATGCATTTGATCAATCATTTGGGACACTTTCCAATGGGCATCGGAGCTGCACGCTTATCTTCGCTAGTCGTCGAATTAGATGATGTACCCGGCATCGACGGGGACGAACTTTCCTCTGCCATTTTTCATGCACCAAATATACAATTACTAATGTTATCGAATTCCGTGATAATGTCACTCGTTGAACTGGCGGCATTAGATGCACCTGGAGGAGGTGTTACTGCTGGATTAACAACAGCTCCATCGTTGGTTAGGGTTTTGTTAAGGGATTTAGCAGGGAAAGCATCTTGGGATAGTTCTATTTTATACAGTCAACCGTTTGTCGAAGACGATATTCCAATAGCATTTACAAAACACG TCGAGTGGAAATCAAAAGTACAAATAGAAGATCTGAACAGTGTCACAACATCTCAGACTTGTACACCTCGGCATACAATAAGACACCGCGAACCTCATATACTACCTACGTTTGCAAATGCTGCAAGTGATATGGATAATTTGGATGAT CTTTTACAATATATAGGACACACAAGTCCAGAAGTACTAACTAATCCAGAAGTAGCCCTTAATGCGCCTGCTAATCCGCCACAGGGTCATTATCTTGAAAGTGAAACCATCGCAACTATTCTGAATCAGAGAAATGCGGAACAAGAGCATATCAATAATTGGAATCAACATATTAG CATGTGCGCGTCGCCGATAAGTCCGCCATCGTGTCGACCACCTCCAGCGCCCTTTCATCACTGCCGTCTTTTATTTTCGCACTTAGGTTTGTCGGGTTGGGAACAACGTACAAAATTGCATTTGTTGTCAAAGAATGAAAAGCTTCTACGAGAACTAAGGAATCTCGATAGTCAACGATCCAGAGAAACGCATAAAATAGCGGTGATTTACGTTAGCCAGGGTCAAGAGGATAAGAATTCTATATTAAGTAATGTCACTGCTAGTAAAGAGTACGAAAGCTTTGTCGCGAGATTGGCGTGGGAAGTGGAACTCGAATCGCATACAGGTTTTCTTGGAGGTCTTATACCTGGTAAAGCATCCGGAGTAACAGCACCCTATTTCGCTACATCCTTCACGGAGATACTTTTTCATGTAGCGACGAGAATGCCTTCCGATAGTCCTGAAAGTTTGTTACAGAAA ACACGGCACTTAGGTAACGATGAAATTCACATAGTTTGGTCCGAGCATTGGAGAGACTATCGTCGAGACATTATACCAACTGAATTTTGCGATGTTTTAATAGTAATTTATCCGTTGCATAATAAATTGTACAGAATTCAAATTTCTCGAAAGCCAGAGATTCCATTCTTTGGACCCTTATTCGATGAGTGCATCGTGGAAGATAAAGTTTTGCCCGGGTTGGTCAGAACAACAGCATTGGCAGCAAGTAGAGCAAAACGATCTACCCTTATGTTGTACCAGCATTA ttATGAGGAGAGAGCAAGATCTATCGATACTGTCATGAGAAACCATAAAGAAGCTACTACATTTGAAGAGTTTACAGCTAATGTATATTCCCCGGTACAACCACCAAGCCCATTCAGCGGTACTTCTTCTGTATCTG GCTCTACAACAAGCGTGCAATCCACAGCATCGTCAAACCTCGCAGCAGCCCTTATAGATTCCCATCAAGGTCGATCGGGTCTGCGAAGTTCTTCAGCAGCGAGCAGTGATAATCGCGCGAATAGAGGTGACTAA